The following are encoded together in the Macrobrachium rosenbergii isolate ZJJX-2024 chromosome 21, ASM4041242v1, whole genome shotgun sequence genome:
- the LOC136849988 gene encoding ribitol-5-phosphate transferase FKTN-like isoform X2: MIKKKKLALILGIVFGFVLLDQLYLHFWLSSNSTNFKRSLDIDDVRQLIQASKDAKVTTILFDPVILEAWHGNSDVAVPGVCIFLCHVIGPLTFAVTSAQLRDKPAFLSRLAQLGFTVTLFSTSDGKRSHVFLFRYGSPLHLTVLDVNSAGYLRQYALTGPPHNMAQVKQYITKDAWDQIKVDRAYERLTTKDVKIDGVELTVPSDIYTFVKDYRDAHFIPCNESRATFYNLKHMKGETPEETRFKHKAWKLLGKAKTILDQLKVPFWLSSGTLLGYYRQCDIISWAMDVDVGIFIEDYTYRLIPEFENRGLRLTHKFGKLSDSLELSFKEEDIKLDIFFFYTEGATMWNGGTQAKTGKKFKYIFPAFTLCWTEFLDLKVRIPCQTEEYIRANYGPAWFTPVRQWDWKSSPPNVIENGEWPEAQWSEVIVVKE; this comes from the exons ATgatcaagaagaagaaattggCTCTGATTCTGGGGATTGTCTTTGGTTTTGTTCTCTTAGATCAGCTTTATCTTCACTTTTGGCTTTCGTCAAATAGTACTAACTTCAAGAGATCTCTTGATATTGATGATGTTCGGCAGCTTATTCAGGCTTCAAAAGATGCAAAAGTGACGACGATTCTTTTTGATCCAGTCATTTTAGAAGCCTGGCATGGCAATTCTGATGTAGCAGTTCCAGGAGTCTGCATCTTTTTGTGCCATGTCATAGGACCTCTGACATTTGCTGTTACTTCTGCACAGCTTAGAGACAAG CCAGCGTTTCTTTCTCGGTTGGCACAGCTAGGTTTCACTGTTACTTTGTTCAGCACATCGGATGGAAAACGTTCTCACGTGTTCTTATTCCGTTACGGATCACCTCTACATTTGACAGTGCTTGATGTCAATTCAGCag GGTATTTGCGGCAGTATGCTCTAACAGGACCTCCTCACAATATGGCTCAGGTTAAACAGTACATCACAAAGGATGCCTGGGACCAGATTAAAGTTGACCGTGCTTATGAAAG GCTCACTACAAAGGATGTGAAGATTGATGGTGTTGAACTCACAGTTCCCAGTGACATCTACACATTTGTTAAGGATTACAGAGATGCTCATTTCATTCCCTGTAATGAGTCCAGAGCAACATTTTATAACCTTAAACACATGAAAGGTGAAACTCCAGAGGAAACACG GTTCAAACATAAAGCTTGGAAACTTCTTGGTAAAGCCAAGACAATTTTGGATCAGCTGAAAGTTCCATTCTGGCTCAGTAGTGGAACTTTGTTAG GTTATTATCGTCAGTGTGATATTATTTCTTGGGCGATGGATGTCGATGTCGGAATATTTATTGAGGATTATACATACAGGCTTATTCCAGAATTTGAAAACAGAGGCTTGCGGCTTACGCACAAATTTGGGAAACTCTCAGACAGTTTGGAGCTTTCTTTCAAGGAAGAAGATATAAagcttgatatatttttcttttatactgaaGGAGCTACTATGTGGAATGGTGGAACTCAAGCAAAAACTGGGAAGAAGTTCAA atatattttcccAGCGTTTACTTTGTGCTGGACAGAATTCTTGGATCTCAAAGTTCGAATACCATGCCAAACAGAGGAATATATTCGTGCAAACTATGGCCCTGCATGGTTCACACCAGTTAGGCAGTGGGATTGGAAATCCAGTCCTCCAAATGTAATAGAAAATGGAGAGTGGCCAGAGGCGCAGTGGTCTGAAGTAATTGTTGTTAAAGAGTGA
- the LOC136849988 gene encoding ribitol-5-phosphate transferase FKTN-like isoform X1 yields MIKKKKLALILGIVFGFVLLDQLYLHFWLSSNSTNFKRSLDIDDVRQLIQASKDAKVTTILFDPVILEAWHGNSDVAVPGVCIFLCHVIGPLTFAVTSAQLRDKPAFLSRLAQLGFTVTLFSTSDGKRSHVFLFRYGSPLHLTVLDVNSAAGYLRQYALTGPPHNMAQVKQYITKDAWDQIKVDRAYERLTTKDVKIDGVELTVPSDIYTFVKDYRDAHFIPCNESRATFYNLKHMKGETPEETRFKHKAWKLLGKAKTILDQLKVPFWLSSGTLLGYYRQCDIISWAMDVDVGIFIEDYTYRLIPEFENRGLRLTHKFGKLSDSLELSFKEEDIKLDIFFFYTEGATMWNGGTQAKTGKKFKYIFPAFTLCWTEFLDLKVRIPCQTEEYIRANYGPAWFTPVRQWDWKSSPPNVIENGEWPEAQWSEVIVVKE; encoded by the exons ATgatcaagaagaagaaattggCTCTGATTCTGGGGATTGTCTTTGGTTTTGTTCTCTTAGATCAGCTTTATCTTCACTTTTGGCTTTCGTCAAATAGTACTAACTTCAAGAGATCTCTTGATATTGATGATGTTCGGCAGCTTATTCAGGCTTCAAAAGATGCAAAAGTGACGACGATTCTTTTTGATCCAGTCATTTTAGAAGCCTGGCATGGCAATTCTGATGTAGCAGTTCCAGGAGTCTGCATCTTTTTGTGCCATGTCATAGGACCTCTGACATTTGCTGTTACTTCTGCACAGCTTAGAGACAAG CCAGCGTTTCTTTCTCGGTTGGCACAGCTAGGTTTCACTGTTACTTTGTTCAGCACATCGGATGGAAAACGTTCTCACGTGTTCTTATTCCGTTACGGATCACCTCTACATTTGACAGTGCTTGATGTCAATTCAGCag CAGGGTATTTGCGGCAGTATGCTCTAACAGGACCTCCTCACAATATGGCTCAGGTTAAACAGTACATCACAAAGGATGCCTGGGACCAGATTAAAGTTGACCGTGCTTATGAAAG GCTCACTACAAAGGATGTGAAGATTGATGGTGTTGAACTCACAGTTCCCAGTGACATCTACACATTTGTTAAGGATTACAGAGATGCTCATTTCATTCCCTGTAATGAGTCCAGAGCAACATTTTATAACCTTAAACACATGAAAGGTGAAACTCCAGAGGAAACACG GTTCAAACATAAAGCTTGGAAACTTCTTGGTAAAGCCAAGACAATTTTGGATCAGCTGAAAGTTCCATTCTGGCTCAGTAGTGGAACTTTGTTAG GTTATTATCGTCAGTGTGATATTATTTCTTGGGCGATGGATGTCGATGTCGGAATATTTATTGAGGATTATACATACAGGCTTATTCCAGAATTTGAAAACAGAGGCTTGCGGCTTACGCACAAATTTGGGAAACTCTCAGACAGTTTGGAGCTTTCTTTCAAGGAAGAAGATATAAagcttgatatatttttcttttatactgaaGGAGCTACTATGTGGAATGGTGGAACTCAAGCAAAAACTGGGAAGAAGTTCAA atatattttcccAGCGTTTACTTTGTGCTGGACAGAATTCTTGGATCTCAAAGTTCGAATACCATGCCAAACAGAGGAATATATTCGTGCAAACTATGGCCCTGCATGGTTCACACCAGTTAGGCAGTGGGATTGGAAATCCAGTCCTCCAAATGTAATAGAAAATGGAGAGTGGCCAGAGGCGCAGTGGTCTGAAGTAATTGTTGTTAAAGAGTGA